In Longimicrobiaceae bacterium, one genomic interval encodes:
- a CDS encoding SDR family oxidoreductase, which yields MSLAEIDLPEVSDALDGADAFVERAMAAAELLEEVVADRALLLLLTTDERKRLMEAAGRASRPDADERRTMLRASKRDRKAAHVGQAETVLQETGIRRLRREAVFQTPNLFPPTGFDAHGEAVADEGFQEAPERLNCYICKRDYTALHHFYDQLCPTCAALNFVKRTETADLTGRVALLTGGRVKIGYQAGIKLLRAGAHLIVTTRFPRDSAARYAAEPDFAEWGHRLEVFGLDLRHTPSVEAFCTHLLDTRDRLDFIVNNACQTVRRPPDFYRHMMEGETAPAHALPEHVRGLLGAYEGLRGPDLLPAGGAPAVRARLADVAGLTHAAELSQVPLLDDDEAVPSHLFPVGRLDQDLQQVDLRGRNSWRLQMDEVPSVELLEVHLVNAVAPFILNARLKPLMMRTPERDKHIVNVSAVEGQFYRRFKTTRHPHTNMAKAALNMMTRTSAADYVADGIHMNSVDTGWVTDEDPAEIAARKTAEHRFHPPLDIVDGAARIVDPIISGFNTGRHVHGLFLKDYGPVAW from the coding sequence ATGTCCCTCGCCGAGATCGACCTGCCCGAAGTCTCCGACGCGCTGGACGGCGCCGACGCGTTCGTGGAGCGCGCCATGGCCGCCGCCGAGCTGCTGGAGGAGGTCGTCGCCGACCGCGCGCTGCTCCTGCTGCTCACGACGGACGAGCGCAAGCGGCTGATGGAGGCTGCCGGCCGCGCCTCGCGCCCCGACGCGGACGAGCGGCGGACGATGCTGCGCGCCTCCAAGCGCGACCGCAAGGCCGCGCACGTGGGCCAGGCCGAGACGGTGCTCCAGGAGACGGGCATCCGCCGGCTGCGGCGCGAGGCGGTGTTCCAGACGCCCAACCTCTTCCCGCCCACCGGCTTCGACGCCCACGGCGAGGCGGTCGCGGACGAAGGTTTCCAGGAGGCGCCCGAGCGGCTCAACTGCTACATCTGCAAGCGCGACTACACCGCGCTGCACCACTTCTACGACCAGCTCTGCCCGACCTGCGCGGCGCTGAACTTCGTGAAGCGCACCGAGACGGCGGACCTGACCGGCCGCGTGGCGCTGCTCACCGGCGGGCGGGTGAAGATCGGCTACCAGGCGGGGATCAAGCTGCTGCGGGCGGGCGCGCACCTCATCGTCACCACGCGCTTCCCGCGCGACTCCGCCGCGCGCTACGCGGCGGAGCCGGACTTCGCGGAGTGGGGGCACCGGCTGGAGGTGTTCGGGCTGGACCTGCGCCACACGCCCAGCGTGGAGGCATTCTGCACCCACCTGCTGGACACGCGCGACCGGCTGGACTTCATCGTCAACAACGCCTGCCAGACGGTGCGCCGCCCGCCGGACTTCTACCGGCACATGATGGAGGGCGAGACCGCGCCGGCTCACGCGTTGCCCGAGCACGTGCGCGGCCTGCTGGGCGCGTACGAGGGCCTGCGCGGGCCCGACCTGCTGCCGGCCGGCGGCGCGCCCGCCGTGCGCGCGCGCCTGGCGGACGTGGCCGGCCTCACGCACGCCGCCGAGCTGTCGCAGGTGCCGCTGCTGGACGACGACGAGGCGGTGCCGTCGCACCTCTTTCCCGTGGGCCGGCTGGACCAGGACCTCCAGCAGGTGGACCTGCGCGGGCGCAACTCGTGGCGCCTGCAGATGGACGAGGTGCCTTCGGTGGAGCTGCTGGAGGTGCACCTTGTGAACGCGGTGGCGCCTTTCATCCTCAACGCGCGCCTCAAGCCGCTGATGATGCGCACGCCCGAGCGCGACAAGCACATCGTGAACGTGTCGGCCGTGGAGGGGCAGTTCTACCGCCGGTTCAAGACCACGCGGCACCCGCACACCAACATGGCCAAGGCCGCGCTGAACATGATGACGCGCACGTCGGCGGCGGACTACGTGGCCGACGGCATCCACATGAACAGCGTCGACACGGGCTGGGTGACCGACGAGGATCCGGCCGAGATCGCGGCCCGCAAGACGGCCGAGCACCGCTTCCACCCGCCGCTCGACATCGTGGA